One uncultured Desulfovibrio sp. genomic window, TGCGCCACGCAGGTAGCAAGAACACCAAGAACTCCTCCGACACCGACTCCAACAACTGAGGAAATACCCCATGGCATACGAATACACTACTTCTCAGGGTTATGCCGTTAAGGACTCGGGCCGCCGCGTGGTTGTAGACCCCGTTACCCGTATTGAAGGACACCTTCGTTGCGAGGTGAACCTTGACGACAGCAACGTCATCACCAATGCGGTTTCGTGCGGCACCATTTTCAGAGGTATTGAAATTATCCTCAAAGGCCGCGATCCGCGCGATGCATGGGCCTTTGTTGAACGCATCTGCGGTGTCTGCACGGGCACGCATGCCCTTTGCTCCGTGCACGCGGTGGAGGATGCGCTTGGCATAGAAATACCGGACAACGCCAATATTATCCGCAATATCATGCACCTGTGCCTCATGTACCACGACCATCTGGTGCATCTGTACCACCTTGCGGGTCTTGACTGGGTGGACGTTGTGTCCGCCGCCAAGGCTGACCCAAAGGCCACTTCAGAGCTTTCGCAAAAGCTGACTCCCTGGCCAAATTCGTCGCCGGGCTACTTCAAATCCATCAAGGATCGCCTCACCCGCGTTATCGAGTCCGGCCAGCTGGGCATTTTCACCAACGGCTACTGGGGGCACCCTGCCTACAAACTGCCGCCCGAAGCCAATCTGCTGGTGGTGGCCCACTATCTGGAAGCCCTGGATTTCCAGAAAGACATGGTGCAGATACACACCATCTTTGGCGGCAAAAACCCGCACCCCAACTGGCTGGTGGGCGGCGTACCCTGCTCGCTGAACCTTGATGCGCACGGCGCAGCCGACGTTATCAATCAGGAACGCCTGGAACTGGTGCTGCAACTTATTGAGCGTTGCCGTGATTTCGCGCAACAGGTTGTCATACCCGACACCCTTGCGCTGGCCGCCTTCTACAAAGACTGGCTGAACATAGGTGGTGGGCTTTCCAAGCTTTCCGTGCTTGCTTACGGCGCAATCCCCGACATTGCCAACGACTACTCGGACAAAAGCCTGCTGTTGCCCCGTGGCGCCATCATCAACGGCAACTTCAACGAAGTGCTGCCCGTTGACCTGCGCAATCCTGAAGAAATTCAGGAATGCGTGGCCCACTCCTGGTACAAGCCCTACCCCGGCGGCAAAACCGGTCTGCACCCCTTTGACGGCATGACCGAACCCAACTACGCCCCCGGCCCCAATATCAAGGGCACGCCCACTGACCTCAAGCAGGTGGACGAGCGCGACAGATATTCGTGGATCAAAACGCCGCTCTGGCGCGGGCACCAGATGGAAGTGGGGCCGCTGGCCCGCCTGCTGGTGGGCTATGCCAAAAAGGACACCGAGATCAAGGGCCTCATTGACGAATTCCTTGGTCAGGCAAAGGCCCCAGTTTCTGTGCTCCAATCCACCCTTGGACGCATTGCAGCCCGCTCGCTGGAGCTGGCATGGTCTGCCGACAAGATGCGCTACTTCTATGACAAGCTTGTGGCCAACCTCAAAAACGGCAACCGCGCAACGGCCAACACCAAGCTGTGGAAGCCCGAAAGCTGGCCCACCGGCACCCTGCGCGGCGTTGGCTTTACAGAAGCTCCCCGCGGTGCGTTGGGGCACTGGGTCACCATCAAGGACAGAAAGATCGAGAACTACCAGTGCGTTGTTCCCACTACCTGGAACGGTGCGCCCCGCAGCCCCGATGGGCAGCTCAGCGCCTACGAGGCATCGCTCATGGGTACCAAGATGGCGGTTCCCAACCAGCCCCTTGAAATCCTGCGCACCCTGCACAGCTTTGACCCCTGCCTGGCCTGCTCCACGCATATCATCGGGCCGGATGGATCAGAGCTTATATCGGTGCGGACAGACAACTGCTTCTAGCGTTCGGGCAAGCCGAGACGCGGAATACAAGCCTTCCGCCGGGAGAACGTCATGAGCGAACAACATCTTCTGCCGCAACTGCCAATGGGCAAAAGCATATACGTCTATCAACTGCCCATTCGCATCTGGCATTGGGTCATGGTTGCCTGTGTCATTGTGCTTATTGTCACTGGCTACATTATCGGTAAACCCTGGCTTTCCGTCACTGGTGAGCCGTACGAAACCTTTTACATGGGCTACACCCGCATGGCCCACTTTATTGCGGGATTTGTGCTGATTATTTCAACAGTGCTGCGCTACATATACGGCCTTGTGTGGGGCAACCGCTATTCGCGCGAGCTTATCATTGTGCCGGTGTGGAGCAAGGACTGGTGGAACGACCTGTGGCAGGACGTGCGCTGGTATCTGTTCCTGAACAAGGAATGCGCCGCGCATGTGGGGCATAACCCGCTGGCGCAGCTGGGCATGGGCACGGGCATGATCTTCATGCTTGTCATCATGCTCACGGGCCTTGGCATGTACGCCCAGGACAGCCACGTGCCGTTTATCCGCTTTTTCACCTTTGTGCAGGACTGGATAAACAACTGGTTTGGCGGCAATGGGCAGATGACCCGCAGCTTGCACAGACTGGGCATGCTGCTGCTCATTACCTTTGTGACCGTGCACCTGTACATGGTCATACGCGAAGAAATCATGGGCAAGACCACCCTGGTTTCGTCCATGTTCAGCGGCTTCCGCGAACGGCGCAAGCAGTAGCAACCTGATGTAAACTGAGAGTAATGTTTGGCGGCCCAACTGGGCCGCCAAACAGATAACAAATCAAGCCAGCGTGGTTTGTTGCCGCCAAAAGCGGCACTACTGCCGCAAAGGTGCACGGAAATCTCATGGAACAGATCGTCATTCTTGGTCTTGGCAATATTCTGTACGGCGATGAAGGCTTTGGCGTACTTTTGGCGCAACGGCTTTACGCCCATTGGGATTTTCCTGAAAACGTGGAAGTTGTGGACGGCGGCACCCAGGGGCAGACCCTGCTGACCTTTGTGGAAAGGGCTGACAAACTGCTGGTGCTGGATGCGGTTGATTTTGGGCTGGAACCGGGCGAACTCGTGCTGCGCGACAACGTACCGGCATACCTGACAGCGCAAAAAATCGGCCCGCACCAGAACAGCTTTTCGGAAGTGATGGGCCTTGCCGCCCTGCGCGGCACAGCTCCTGAGCACTGTGCCCTCATTGGCGTGCAACCGGCGGCCATGACCCTGGCAGCACCTCTGTCCACTCCGGTCAGCGAAAGTTTTGAAGCAGCGCAAAACATGGCGCTGGATGTGCTGCGGCAATGGGGCATTGACCCTCAGTTGCGGGCGCAACCACGCCACCTTTCCGCTGCAGTTCTCGACAGCCTTGTTCAGGGCTGCGTGTAAGGCGCATAAAGCAGCAGGGCTGAGAGGCAGCATGGGCGTAACAAACGTCTTGCCTGGCTGCCCTGCAAGGGCAGTCCTCTTACAAATTTGTAACAATCTGTTCTATCAACCAGAAGACACGCGGGCTAATTAACGCAAGCCCGCGTGTCTTTTATTTTTTACCTGCAAGGCGTATGGTCTGCGCCATCACAAATGCGGAGGACATATGGCTCGGATCAACATATACACGCAGCAGATCACGGTTGGGCAGGATGATATCGACATGCAGCGCCGCGTCAGCAACCTGCGCTATGTGGCCTGGATGCAGGATGTGGCTGTTGCGCATTCCGCGGTTTGCGGCTGGCCTATGGAGCGGTACGAAAGTATTGGCCAGGGCTGGGTGGTGCGGCAGCACACCATCACTTACAAGCGCCCGGCCTTTCTGGGTGATGTGATTACAGCCGCCACATGGATTGCATCCTACGCTTCGCGCCGCAGCCTGCGCCGCTATGTTTTTTGGAACGCAAAGGAAAAAGCCCTGCTTGCCGAGGCGGAAACCCAGTGGGTTTTCATTGATATGGCCAGCGGCAAGCCTGTCAGTGTGCCGGGCGAGCTACAGGAGTCTTTTCCCATAGTAGACGAAGATGCGCCGGGCGTATTCCGGCGCATGTGCGTATAACATTGCCCATAAACACAACAAAAGGCCGTGGAGTTTGCGAACCCCACGGCCTTTTGTTGTGTCGTATTCAGATTATTTAAAGAGTTCCTTTTCCTGCACCTTGCGGTCAATGCGGTCTTCAACTTCCACGCCTTTGGGCGCGGTAAAGG contains:
- a CDS encoding nickel-dependent hydrogenase large subunit, with translation MAYEYTTSQGYAVKDSGRRVVVDPVTRIEGHLRCEVNLDDSNVITNAVSCGTIFRGIEIILKGRDPRDAWAFVERICGVCTGTHALCSVHAVEDALGIEIPDNANIIRNIMHLCLMYHDHLVHLYHLAGLDWVDVVSAAKADPKATSELSQKLTPWPNSSPGYFKSIKDRLTRVIESGQLGIFTNGYWGHPAYKLPPEANLLVVAHYLEALDFQKDMVQIHTIFGGKNPHPNWLVGGVPCSLNLDAHGAADVINQERLELVLQLIERCRDFAQQVVIPDTLALAAFYKDWLNIGGGLSKLSVLAYGAIPDIANDYSDKSLLLPRGAIINGNFNEVLPVDLRNPEEIQECVAHSWYKPYPGGKTGLHPFDGMTEPNYAPGPNIKGTPTDLKQVDERDRYSWIKTPLWRGHQMEVGPLARLLVGYAKKDTEIKGLIDEFLGQAKAPVSVLQSTLGRIAARSLELAWSADKMRYFYDKLVANLKNGNRATANTKLWKPESWPTGTLRGVGFTEAPRGALGHWVTIKDRKIENYQCVVPTTWNGAPRSPDGQLSAYEASLMGTKMAVPNQPLEILRTLHSFDPCLACSTHIIGPDGSELISVRTDNCF
- the cybH gene encoding Ni/Fe-hydrogenase, b-type cytochrome subunit, yielding MSEQHLLPQLPMGKSIYVYQLPIRIWHWVMVACVIVLIVTGYIIGKPWLSVTGEPYETFYMGYTRMAHFIAGFVLIISTVLRYIYGLVWGNRYSRELIIVPVWSKDWWNDLWQDVRWYLFLNKECAAHVGHNPLAQLGMGTGMIFMLVIMLTGLGMYAQDSHVPFIRFFTFVQDWINNWFGGNGQMTRSLHRLGMLLLITFVTVHLYMVIREEIMGKTTLVSSMFSGFRERRKQ
- the hybD gene encoding HyaD/HybD family hydrogenase maturation endopeptidase, whose translation is MEQIVILGLGNILYGDEGFGVLLAQRLYAHWDFPENVEVVDGGTQGQTLLTFVERADKLLVLDAVDFGLEPGELVLRDNVPAYLTAQKIGPHQNSFSEVMGLAALRGTAPEHCALIGVQPAAMTLAAPLSTPVSESFEAAQNMALDVLRQWGIDPQLRAQPRHLSAAVLDSLVQGCV
- a CDS encoding thioesterase family protein, with the protein product MARINIYTQQITVGQDDIDMQRRVSNLRYVAWMQDVAVAHSAVCGWPMERYESIGQGWVVRQHTITYKRPAFLGDVITAATWIASYASRRSLRRYVFWNAKEKALLAEAETQWVFIDMASGKPVSVPGELQESFPIVDEDAPGVFRRMCV